A section of the Planctomycetota bacterium genome encodes:
- a CDS encoding homoserine dehydrogenase, with product MKILLGGFGVVGRAFARLLGERRADLYARHGLAPALVGVLDSRGAAEAESGLDVEALLAAKEREGTVAALPGRGVRDVPAPEIIAGSDAQLYIEATPTSVRSPGPAFERLKAAFRSGKHAISVNKGPLAVAFPALRELARHNRVEFRFSGTVGGGTPVLALAQECARGDEVLSVRAVLNGTTNYILWRMDREGLDFERALAEAVRLGYAEADPSADIDGIDTATKLVILANGVLGRSCTLSDVSIRGIRGIARERIEEARRAGRAVKLMAEIGERLSVEPREVPAEAPLNVPANLNCLTLTLRTGGEVSLVGRGAGGPETATAILRDLLDIWHTVGGRA from the coding sequence ATGAAGATCCTGCTCGGGGGGTTCGGCGTCGTCGGGCGCGCGTTCGCTCGGCTTCTGGGGGAGCGCCGCGCGGACCTCTACGCGCGCCACGGTCTGGCCCCGGCGCTGGTGGGGGTTCTGGACTCGCGGGGCGCCGCGGAAGCCGAAAGCGGGCTGGACGTCGAAGCCCTCCTGGCGGCCAAGGAGCGCGAAGGGACGGTGGCGGCGCTCCCGGGCCGCGGCGTGCGGGATGTGCCGGCGCCGGAGATCATCGCCGGCAGCGACGCGCAGCTCTACATCGAGGCCACGCCCACGTCGGTGCGGTCCCCGGGTCCGGCCTTCGAGCGTCTGAAGGCCGCCTTCCGGTCCGGCAAGCACGCGATTTCCGTCAACAAGGGTCCGCTCGCGGTGGCGTTTCCGGCGCTGCGGGAGCTGGCGCGGCACAACCGGGTGGAATTCCGGTTCTCGGGCACGGTGGGGGGCGGAACGCCGGTGCTCGCCCTGGCGCAGGAGTGCGCGCGGGGGGACGAGGTGCTCTCGGTGCGGGCGGTCCTGAACGGCACGACGAATTACATCCTCTGGCGGATGGACCGCGAGGGGCTCGATTTCGAGAGGGCGCTGGCGGAGGCGGTGCGGCTCGGGTACGCGGAAGCGGACCCGTCGGCCGACATCGACGGGATCGACACGGCCACGAAGCTCGTCATTCTGGCCAACGGCGTCCTGGGGCGGTCCTGCACGCTTTCGGACGTTTCGATCCGCGGCATCCGGGGGATCGCGCGGGAGCGGATCGAGGAGGCGCGGCGGGCGGGGCGGGCGGTGAAGCTTATGGCGGAGATCGGGGAGCGCCTGTCGGTGGAGCCGCGGGAGGTTCCGGCGGAGGCGCCCCTGAACGTGCCCGCGAATCTCAACTGCCTGACGCTGACGCTCCGGACGGGGGGCGAGGTGTCGCTCGTGGGCCGGGGCGCGGGCGGGCCGGAGACGGCGACGGCGATCCTGCGGGATCTCCTGGACATCTGGCACACGGTCGGGGGTCGGGCATGA